The following proteins are co-located in the Meleagris gallopavo isolate NT-WF06-2002-E0010 breed Aviagen turkey brand Nicholas breeding stock chromosome 13, Turkey_5.1, whole genome shotgun sequence genome:
- the LOC100546608 gene encoding solute carrier family 12 member 4 codes for MLTTISMSAIATNGVVPAGGSYFMISRSLGPEFGGAVGLCFYLGTTFAGAMYILGAIEILLTYIVPQAAIFYPSGAHDASSAMLNNMRVYGTVFLILMAVVVFVGVKYVNKFASLFLACVVISILSIYAGAIKSIFDPPEFPICMLGNRTLIRDQFDVCAKTIIKDNITVASKLWENFCHNTNLTTENCDEYFLLNNVTEIAGIPGAASGILKDNLWSNYLEKGEILEKAHHPSVDVAGQKSNFHLYVLSDISTSFMVLVGIFFPSVTGIMAGSNRSGDLKDAQKSIPVGTILAIVTTSLVYFSCVLLFGACIEGVVLRDKYGDAVNKNLVVGTLSWPSPWVIVIGSFFSTCGAGLQSLTGAPRLLQAIAKDNIIPFLWVFGHGKANGEPTWALLLTALIAELGILIASLDMVAPILSMFFLMCYLFVNLACAVQTLLRTPNWRPRFKYYHWALSFLGMSICLALMFISSWYYALVAMLIAGMIYKYIEYQGAEKEWGDGIRGLSLSAARYALLRLEEGPPHTKNWRPQLLVLLKLDEDLHVKYPRLLTFASQLKAGKGLTIIGSVIQGNFLETYGEAQAAEQTIKNMMDIEKVKGFCQVVVANKVREGIAHLIQSCGLGGMKHNTVVLGWPYGWRQSEDPRSWKTFIGEF; via the exons ATGCTGACAACCATATCAATGAGTGCTATTGCTACAAATGGTGTTGTTCCAG CTGGTGGCTCCTATTTCATGATATCCAGGTCATTAGGCCCAGAGTTTGGTGGAGCTGTAGGGCTGTGCTTTTATCTGGGAACAACATTTGCAGGAGCAATGTACATTCTTGGTGCCATTGAGATTTTATTG ACATATATTGTGCCACAAGCAGCAATTTTTTATCCATCCGGTGCCCATGATGCATCCAGTGCTATGCTAAACAACATGAGGGTGTATGGAACTGTATTCCTCATCTTAATGGCAGTGGTGGTCTTTGTAGGTGTGAAATATGTTAACAAATTTGCTTCCCTCTTCTTGGCCTGCGTAGTAATATCCATATTATCCATTTATGCTGGAGCTATCAAGTCCATCTTTGATCCACCTGAATTTCC aatTTGCATGTTGGGCAACAGGACTTTGATAAGAGATCAGTTTGATGTTTGTGCCAAAACCATAATTAAGGATAATATCACCGTGGCTTCTAAGCTTTGGGAGAACTTCTGCCACAATACAAACTTAACCACTGAGAACTGTGATGAATATTTCCTACTGAACAATGTTACGGAGATAGCAGGCATTCCAGGAGCTGCTAGTGGCATTTTAAAAG ACAACTTATGGAGCAATTATTTGGAGAAAGGAGAGATACTGGAGAAAGCACATCACCCCTCTGTTGATGTAGCAGGCCAGAAGAGCAACTTTCATCTGTATGTGCTTTCGGATATATCTACTTCATTCATGGTGCTGGTTGGCATCTTCTTCCCATCAGTGACAG GTATCATGGCTGGTTCAAACAGATCAGGGGACCTCAAAGATGCACAAAAATCCATTCCTGTTGGAACGATTCTTGCTATTGTCACCACATCATTAGTCT ACTTCAGTTGTGTATTGTTATTTGGAGCCTGCATAGAAGGTGTAGTCCTAAGAGATAA GTACGGCGATGCAGTGAACAAGAACTTAGTGGTGGGCACCCTTTCATGGCCCTCTCCGTGGGTCATTGTGATTGGGTCCTTCTTTTCCACCTGTGGAGCAGGTCTACAGAGCCTTACCGGAGCCCCCCGGTTGCTGCAGGCAATAGCGAAGGACAACATCATTCCTTTCCTCTGG gtttttggtcatggcaaagcaaacGGCGAACCAACATGGGCTCTTCTGTTAACAGCGTTAATTGCTGAGCTGGGAATCCTTATTGCTTCCCTTGACATGGTGGCTCCCATTCTCTCAAT GTTTTTCTTGATGTGTTACCTCTTTGTTAACCTAGCATGTGCAGTACAAACGCTTCTTAGAACTCCAAACTGGCGGCCCCGGTTTAAATACTATCACTG gGCTCTTTCATTTTTAGGCATGAGTATTTGCCTGGCACTGATGTTCATTTCATCTTGGTATTATGCTTTGGTAGCTATGCTAATTGCAGGAATGATTTACAAGTACATTGAATATCAAGG TGCAGAGAAGGAATGGGGTGATGGTATCCGGGGTCTTTCGCTCAGTGCTGCAAGATATGCCTTACTCAGACTGGAGGAGGGTCCTCCACACACAAAGAACTGGAG GCCTCAGTTGCTGGTGCTTTTGAAACTTGATGAAGACTTGCATGTAAAATACCCAAGATTGTTAACGTTTGCATCCCAGCTGAAAGCTGGCAAAGGTTTGACTATCATAGGATCAGTCATCCAAGGGAACTTCTTGGAAACTTATGGAGAAGCCCAGGCTGCTGAACAG ACTATTAAAAATATGATGGACATTGAGAAAGTGAAAGGATTCTGTCAAGTGGTTGTAGCCAATAAAGTTCGGGAGGGAATTGCCCACTTGATCCAGTCCTGTGGGCTCGGTGGCATGAAACATAATACTGTGGTTTTGGGATGGCCCTATGGATGGAGGCAAAGTGAAGATCCAAGGTCATGGAAGACGTTTATAGGTGAGTTTTGA
- the LOC104913019 gene encoding solute carrier family 12 member 4-like has protein sequence MTGRIGDNCLFFLLLAGTVRCTTAAHLALLVPKNVSFYPSNHERYNEGNIDVWWIVHDGGMLMLLPFLLKQHKVWRKCKMRIFTVAQMDDNSIQMKKDLATFLYQLRIEAEVEVVEMHNSDISAYTYERTLMMEQRSQMLRQMRLTKTEREREAQLVKDRHSIARLESLYSDEEDEGDTVPENIQMTWTKEKCDAEKRNRGSAVGSFRDLISIKPNQSNVRRMHTAVKLNEVIVNRSHDARLVLLNMPGPPKNTDGDENYMEFLEVLTEGLERVLLVRGGGREVITIYS, from the exons ATGACTGGCAGAATTGGAGATAACTGtttgttctttctcctcttGGCAGGTACTGTTCGTTGCACAACTGCAGCCCATCTGGCTCTGCTGGTTCCCAAAAATGTGTCTTTCTATCCCAGCAACCATGAGCGTTACAATGAAGGCAACATTGATGTGTGGTGGATTGTGCATGATGGAGGCATGTTGatgcttcttccttttctactcAAACAGCACAAA GTTTGGAGAAAATGCAAGATGAGAATTTTTACTGTGGCTCAGATGGATGACAACAGCATCCAGATGAAGAAGGACTTGGCTACTTTCCTCTATCAACTCCGAATAGAGGCAGAGGTAGAAGTGGTAGAAATG CATAATAGTGATATTTCAGCATATACTTACGAGAGAACTCTTATGATGGAGCAGAGGTCTCAGATGCTGAGGCAAATGAGGCTGACAAAAACAGAGCGGGAAAGGGAG GCTCAGCTAGTAAAGGACAGACATTCAATAGCACGCCTGGAAAGCTTGTACTCAGATGAAGAAGATGAGGGGGACACTGTGCCTGAGAACATTCAGATGACCTGGACAAAAGAGAAATGTGATGCTGAGAAGCGGAACCGAGGCAGCGCCGTGGGAAGCTTTAGAGATCTCATCAGCATTAAACC GAACCAATCTAATGTCCGAAGGATGCACACAGCAGTGAAGCTGAATGAAGTTATTGTTAATAGATCCCATGATGCCAGACTTGTTCTCCTTAATATGCCTGGTCCTCCGAAGAACACTGATGGTGATGAGAACT ACATGGAGTTTCTTGAAGTCTTGACTGAGGGTCTGGAGAGAGTATTACTTGTCAGAGGAGGTGGACGAGAAGTCATCACAATTTACTCCTGA